DNA sequence from the Catenulispora sp. GP43 genome:
AGGCGCGGGCGCACGCCGGCGGCCTGGCGGCCGTGCGGGCCGCGGGCGGCCGCGTGAGCCCGGCGGGGGAGTCGCGCTACAGCGAAGCCGACCTGGTCCTCGACGGCGTCGTCGGCATCGGCGGTCGCGGTGGTCTGCGACCGAACGCGGCAGGGCTCTTCGAACAGATCGAGGCGGCCGGCCCGCTCATCGTCGCCGTCGACCTGCCCAGCGGCATCGACGCCGACACCGGCGAAGTCGCCGGCCCCGCGGTCCACGCCGATGTCACCGTCACCTTCGGCACCTACAAGCCCGGCCTGCTCATCTCCCCGGGCGCCGAACATGTCGGCGACCTCCGCTTCGTCGACATCGGCCTGGCGCCGTACCTGGAAGGCGCCCCGGTTCTGGAGGCCCTGGAAGCCGCCGACGTCGAAGCGCTGCTGCCCACGGCCTCCGCCGAGAGCAACAAGTACCGCCGCGGCGTCGTCGGCCTCGCCGCCGGATCCCCCCGCTACCCGGGCGCGGCCGTCCTCGCGACCGGCGCGGCCCTGCGCAGCGGCGTGGGGGCGGTGCGGTTCGTCGGCGAGCCCGAGGTCGTCGACGGCGTCCTGGCCCGCTACCCCGAAGTGCTGATCGGCGAGGGCCGGGTCCAGTCCTGGGTCGTCGGCCCCGGTATCGGCCCGGACAGCGCCGACCGTGTCGCCTCCGCCCTGGCCGCCGAGGTCCCGGTCCTCGTCGACGCGGACGGCCTGGCCGCCCTGGCCGCTCGCGGCAAGCCCCTCGACCGCGACCACCCGACGCTGCTCACCCCGCACGCCGGCGAGGCGGCCCGCCTGCTACGCGACCCCTGGAGCGCCGAGCACGTCGAGGCCCGCCGGCTGGCCGCCGTGCGCGAACTCGCCGGCCGCTTCGGCTGCACCGTTCTGTTGAAGGGTTCGACCACACTCGTCGCAGACCCCGGCGACTCCGCCGTCCGGGTGAACCGCACCGGCACCCCGGCCCTGGCCACCGCGGGCTCCGGCGACGTGCTGTCAGGGCTCGCAGGCGGCCTGCTCGCCTCGGGCCTGTCCGCGCACGACGCCGCCAGCGTCGCGGCCTATCTGCACGGCCAGGCAGCCCTCGACCTCCAACGCCGCCACCCGGGCCGCCAGCTCATCGCCGGGGACCTGGTCGAAGCCCTCACCGCTGCGCCTGCGGAGCCTGCGGCGTCTGCGGAGCCCGCACCGTCCGGAATCCCCGCGACAGCAGGCACACCAACCCCAGCACCTCGACGGCGCCGCTGATCCCGAACGCCGCCCGCAGCCCCAGCGCCCCCACCATCAGGCCCATCAAGCCCATGGTCAGCGGCACGATCCCGAGCGAGATCAGCGTCGTGACACTCCCGACCCGCCCCCGGAAGGCGTCGTCGCACTCCGCCTGCATCACGACCGTCGCCGGCACGCCCATGGCGCTGGACAGCACCCCGACCGTCGCCGCGACCGCGACCGCCACGCCCAGCGCGGGAGCCAGCGCCATCGCCGCCCCGGCAGCACCCTGAGCAGCCCCGGCCCAAGCCAGCCAGACCCCGAGACCGCCCCGCAGCCGCACCTTCGCCATCAGCACCGCGCCCAAGGCCGCCCCGACCCCGAACCCGGTCAGCAGCAGCCCGATCCCCGGCGCGCCCCACCCGCGCCGGGTGGCCAGCAGCGCCGCGCCCACGTTCAGCGGCCCGACCATCCCGATGTTCGTCAGCGCAAGCCAGACCACGAACGGCCCCAGCACCGCGTGCCGCCGCAGATAGCCGAGCCCGGCCGCGAAGCTGCGGCCGAACGGCTCCTTGCGCGCGTCCCGGGTTCCCGCCGCGGCCTCATCGCCCCCGACCCGCAGCCCCACCAGACTCGCCACCGACACGGCGAAGCTCACCGCGTCCACCACCAGCGCCGCCGCGAACCCCGCCGAGGCCGCGACCAGTCCGCCCAACGGCGCCCCCACCGTCAGCGCCAGCCGCCCCGACAGCGTCCACAGCACCGCACCGCCGGAGTACTGATGCGGCTCCAGCAGCCGAGGCCGCAAGGCCACCGACGCCGGCATGAACAGCGCGTCCACGGCCCCGAACACCACCGCGACCGCCGCCAACAGCCCCAACCCGGGCGAGGCCGCCGCCGCGAACGCCGCGGCCCCCAGGCACACCGCCATCCGCAGCGCGTCGCTGCCGATCATCAGCTTCCGGGCGTCGAACCGGTCGACGATCACCCCGCCGAACAGCACCAGCAGCAGCCGCGGTATCGCGGAGACCGACAACACCAGCCCGGCGGCAGCCGGTGACGCCGACCGCACCGCGGCATAGGACAGCGCGACGTACCAGACCTGATCCCCGAGCGCGCTTAGCGTGGCGCCGCCGAGCAACCGCAGATACCGCGGGTTCCGCAGAGCCGGTGTAGGCCGCGAGAGGACCGGTGCGACGACGACAGCAGTCATCGTGGATCCCCCCTCAGACCTTCTCGGGGAAGGCGTGGAAGAACAGGAACACCTGTTCCCGCCCGTCCACCGGCTGCTCCTCAGGGCGCAGCGCGGGATCCCGCCGCCCGAGCGCCGCCCACTTGCGCATCACCGCGTTCAGCTCGTCGCTGAGCCCGCGCAGCTCCTCCCGGGTCAGCCGCAGGTTCGTGCTGGTCGCGGTCCCCGCGGCCTGCCACTCCGGCGACCATTCGGCCTTCCGGGTGACATACGCCTCCAGCCGCTCGAACTGGTCCCGCACGGTCTGCGCGAACGCCGCGTCGGCCACGGCCTGCCCCTCCGGCGTCTGGAAATCGGCACTCGACCAGCTGAACGTCCCCTGCGGCACCCGCCACCACCGCTCCCGCCGGTCCCGGGCCAGCTCGGGCACCTCCTCGATGAACCCCCGCTTGCCCAGCTCCCGCAGGTGGTAGCTGATCTGCCCGGGGTCGGCGCCGTCCAGGTGCGCGGCGAGGATGGTCGTCGTCGACGGCCCGAGCTGCGTCAGCAGCCGGTACAGCCGCTGGCGCAGCGGATGCGACAGGCCCTTGAGGATTTCGGGATCGGTGATGCGGCGCGGCTCGGTCATACCGGCCACGCTACATACAGAAGATTCCTTCTGCAAGGTGTCTTCTGTAACTTAGGGCTTCCAGATGAACAGCATCTCCCCGAGGCTCCGGTACCCGATCGTCGAATACAGCCGCTCCTGGTCGGGCCCGGCAGGGGACAGCCAGACACAGTCCAGCGCCGCGACCTCCAGCAGATGCCGCGACAGTGCCGCGGTGACCGCGGCCCCGGCCCCGCGCCGCCGGAACGCCGGCCGCGTACCGATCCCGCCGATCTCCGTGGTCCCGGCGATCGCCGGCCCGCAGCCGCCGCCGGCCATCGCCACGCCGGCGTGTGCGCTGCCGGCGGCACCGCGCGCCAGCACCGTGAACCTCCCCGCGTTCACCATTTCCCGCAGGCCCGCGACCTCGCTGGAAAGGTCGGCGTCCGCCAGCGACTCACCGGCCCGTTCCCCGAACGCCTCCTGCTGGGCCAGCGCGACGCCCCGCAGCTCCTCGTCCGTCGCCGACTTGTCCAGCACCTTGACCTCGATGCCGTCCAGCGCCGCCGGCCCGTCCAGCTCGGCCGAGGTCACCACCATGAACGGCAGCCGCTGCTGCACCTCGAACCCGGCGGCCAGCAGCGCCTCCTCGACCCCCGGCGCGCCGCCCGGCGCGAACTCCAGCCGC
Encoded proteins:
- a CDS encoding MFS transporter, translating into MTAVVVAPVLSRPTPALRNPRYLRLLGGATLSALGDQVWYVALSYAAVRSASPAAAGLVLSVSAIPRLLLVLFGGVIVDRFDARKLMIGSDALRMAVCLGAAAFAAAASPGLGLLAAVAVVFGAVDALFMPASVALRPRLLEPHQYSGGAVLWTLSGRLALTVGAPLGGLVAASAGFAAALVVDAVSFAVSVASLVGLRVGGDEAAAGTRDARKEPFGRSFAAGLGYLRRHAVLGPFVVWLALTNIGMVGPLNVGAALLATRRGWGAPGIGLLLTGFGVGAALGAVLMAKVRLRGGLGVWLAWAGAAQGAAGAAMALAPALGVAVAVAATVGVLSSAMGVPATVVMQAECDDAFRGRVGSVTTLISLGIVPLTMGLMGLMVGALGLRAAFGISGAVEVLGLVCLLSRGFRTVRAPQTPQAPQAQR
- a CDS encoding GNAT family N-acetyltransferase; the encoded protein is MESLEAKVNGYLHGNARSRAVNEACGPFHIGFDAGNAHPFMNYAVPEADAVVTPEDIEALLEAFAKRERIPRLEFAPGGAPGVEEALLAAGFEVQQRLPFMVVTSAELDGPAALDGIEVKVLDKSATDEELRGVALAQQEAFGERAGESLADADLSSEVAGLREMVNAGRFTVLARGAAGSAHAGVAMAGGGCGPAIAGTTEIGGIGTRPAFRRRGAGAAVTAALSRHLLEVAALDCVWLSPAGPDQERLYSTIGYRSLGEMLFIWKP
- a CDS encoding NAD(P)H-hydrate dehydratase — its product is MLRAHSVDQVRHAEAALMARLPDGELMQRAVSGLASECVRLLGRVYGARVVVIAGSGDNGGDALYAAARLARRGAKVEAVLLDEARAHAGGLAAVRAAGGRVSPAGESRYSEADLVLDGVVGIGGRGGLRPNAAGLFEQIEAAGPLIVAVDLPSGIDADTGEVAGPAVHADVTVTFGTYKPGLLISPGAEHVGDLRFVDIGLAPYLEGAPVLEALEAADVEALLPTASAESNKYRRGVVGLAAGSPRYPGAAVLATGAALRSGVGAVRFVGEPEVVDGVLARYPEVLIGEGRVQSWVVGPGIGPDSADRVASALAAEVPVLVDADGLAALAARGKPLDRDHPTLLTPHAGEAARLLRDPWSAEHVEARRLAAVRELAGRFGCTVLLKGSTTLVADPGDSAVRVNRTGTPALATAGSGDVLSGLAGGLLASGLSAHDAASVAAYLHGQAALDLQRRHPGRQLIAGDLVEALTAAPAEPAASAEPAPSGIPATAGTPTPAPRRRR
- a CDS encoding helix-turn-helix domain-containing protein, whose product is MTEPRRITDPEILKGLSHPLRQRLYRLLTQLGPSTTTILAAHLDGADPGQISYHLRELGKRGFIEEVPELARDRRERWWRVPQGTFSWSSADFQTPEGQAVADAAFAQTVRDQFERLEAYVTRKAEWSPEWQAAGTATSTNLRLTREELRGLSDELNAVMRKWAALGRRDPALRPEEQPVDGREQVFLFFHAFPEKV